One window of the Candidatus Glassbacteria bacterium genome contains the following:
- a CDS encoding ABC transporter permease: MGNAASDKQGLLTSFFGSLGRRGSGMIEQLFFLYRLVLDSIYWTFAAPVMGRGLRVGNTFQEMVKVGVNAIPIVMLISFSIGLILAMQSAYQLEQFGATIFTADLVAVAQTRELGPLMTAIIVAGRSGSGIAAEIGTMKVGEEIEALQSMGFNPVKFLVVPKLLALVVMLPCLTIISDLVGISGGVFMAVFSLDLSFTRYVTRTIFALVFKDLIAGLIKSVVFALLVGLTGCYMGFKVKGGAEGVGRNTTMSVVVSIFLIVLADAFFTALFYVLW, translated from the coding sequence ATGGGAAACGCCGCATCTGACAAACAGGGACTGCTCACTTCTTTTTTCGGATCGCTGGGCCGTCGCGGCTCGGGGATGATCGAGCAGTTGTTTTTCCTCTACCGTCTCGTGCTCGACAGTATCTACTGGACATTCGCCGCGCCGGTGATGGGTAGGGGCCTGCGGGTGGGCAACACTTTCCAGGAGATGGTGAAGGTCGGGGTCAATGCAATCCCGATTGTAATGTTGATCTCCTTCTCGATCGGCCTGATCCTGGCCATGCAGAGCGCATACCAGCTCGAGCAGTTCGGGGCCACCATCTTCACCGCCGACCTGGTGGCCGTGGCCCAGACCCGCGAGCTCGGCCCGCTGATGACCGCGATAATCGTGGCCGGCCGTTCGGGAAGCGGGATCGCCGCCGAGATCGGCACGATGAAAGTGGGCGAGGAAATCGAGGCGCTCCAGTCGATGGGCTTCAACCCGGTCAAGTTCCTGGTCGTGCCCAAGCTGCTGGCCCTGGTGGTGATGTTGCCCTGCCTGACGATTATCAGCGACCTGGTCGGTATCAGCGGCGGCGTGTTCATGGCCGTCTTCAGCCTGGACCTGAGCTTTACCCGCTACGTAACCCGGACCATTTTTGCCCTGGTGTTCAAGGACCTGATCGCCGGGCTGATCAAGAGCGTTGTATTCGCCCTGCTGGTGGGACTTACCGGCTGCTACATGGGTTTCAAGGTCAAGGGCGGCGCCGAGGGGGTCGGCCGCAATACGACGATGAGCGTGGTGGTGAGTATTTTCCTGATTGTCCTGGCAGATGCGTTTTTCACCGCGCTGTTCTACGTTCTCTGGTAA
- a CDS encoding ATP-binding protein yields MKECLDIRIPGHPKMMQLVRRTIGQACEMVGFSEREANSIMLAVDEGCTNIIRHCYGGCLEGDIVIRIRMFKDRIEILIRDFGDEIDVEKLRECLEARQKELEEQGPVRPGGLGVMLIHSVMDRVQYKSSNRFGTVLKLVKHLSPKGGKKVAAKH; encoded by the coding sequence ATGAAGGAATGCCTCGACATCCGGATACCCGGTCATCCCAAGATGATGCAGCTCGTGCGGCGCACTATTGGGCAGGCCTGCGAGATGGTGGGCTTCAGCGAGCGCGAAGCCAATTCGATCATGCTGGCGGTCGATGAGGGCTGCACGAACATTATCCGCCACTGCTACGGCGGCTGCTTGGAAGGGGATATCGTAATCCGTATCCGCATGTTCAAGGACCGGATCGAAATCCTGATCAGGGACTTCGGGGATGAGATCGATGTGGAAAAACTCCGCGAATGCCTGGAGGCGAGGCAGAAGGAACTGGAGGAGCAGGGCCCGGTCAGGCCGGGAGGCCTGGGAGTGATGCTGATTCATTCTGTCATGGACCGCGTACAGTATAAATCCAGCAACAGGTTCGGCACCGTGCTCAAACTGGTGAAGCACCTCTCGCCCAAAGGAGGGAAAAAAGTTGCAGCTAAACACTAA
- a CDS encoding sigma-54-dependent Fis family transcriptional regulator codes for MKPTLFIVEDDQTSIDLLSEIFSSDRYSLRCHTSPLDALDELKSQGMPDILLVDLMMPQMDGISLLEEVRKLNASVPVVMMTAHGSIETAVEALKKGASDYITKPFSFEKLRLAVDTVLELTSLRRRMEMLNRRHKGRYSPETLMGSHHEMVSTREILLKVAAAAATTCVLLRGESGTGKNLAARIIHYNSPLASGPFVELNCAAVPANLLESELFGYRKGAFTGASADKRGIIEEAVGGTLLLDEIAELPLELQAKLLSFIESKRLRRLGDVTEREVDTRLIAATNRNIDQLVSQGEFRQDLFFRINVVNCILPPLRSLGRDVLLIAEKFIHDFNQQFNKSITELTFEAEIKLLAHQWPGNVRELRNVIERAMLFAEGGSLSAADIQLSPLAVSEQDPQPAGTFIIPADGLDWAEHEKSILRQALERAGGNQSRAARLLSLSRDTFIYRAAKFGLL; via the coding sequence ATGAAACCCACACTGTTCATAGTCGAGGACGACCAGACGTCGATCGACCTGCTGAGCGAAATTTTCAGCTCCGACCGCTACTCACTGCGCTGCCATACCTCCCCGCTGGATGCGCTGGACGAGTTGAAATCCCAGGGCATGCCCGACATCCTGCTGGTGGACCTGATGATGCCGCAGATGGACGGGATATCGCTGCTGGAAGAGGTCCGCAAGCTGAACGCCTCGGTGCCGGTGGTGATGATGACCGCCCACGGGAGTATCGAAACCGCGGTCGAGGCTTTGAAAAAAGGCGCCAGCGACTATATCACCAAACCGTTCAGTTTCGAGAAACTCCGCCTGGCCGTGGATACTGTACTCGAACTCACCAGTCTGCGCCGGCGGATGGAGATGCTCAACCGTCGCCACAAGGGCCGTTACAGCCCGGAAACGCTGATGGGCAGCCATCACGAGATGGTCTCCACGCGGGAGATTCTGCTCAAGGTGGCGGCGGCGGCGGCCACTACCTGCGTCCTGCTTCGCGGAGAAAGCGGTACGGGTAAAAACCTGGCAGCCCGGATAATCCACTACAACAGCCCGCTGGCCAGCGGCCCGTTTGTCGAACTCAACTGCGCCGCTGTTCCGGCGAACCTGCTCGAGAGCGAACTGTTTGGTTACCGCAAGGGAGCTTTCACCGGGGCGAGCGCCGATAAAAGAGGCATTATCGAAGAAGCCGTCGGCGGAACGCTGCTTCTGGACGAAATCGCCGAACTGCCGCTGGAATTGCAGGCCAAACTGTTGAGTTTCATCGAAAGCAAACGCCTGCGCCGGCTGGGCGATGTGACCGAACGCGAAGTCGATACCCGCCTGATTGCCGCCACCAACCGCAACATAGACCAACTGGTCAGCCAGGGCGAGTTCCGTCAGGACCTCTTTTTCAGGATCAACGTGGTCAACTGCATCCTGCCTCCCCTCAGGAGCCTGGGACGCGACGTGCTGCTGATCGCCGAAAAGTTCATCCACGATTTCAACCAGCAGTTCAACAAGTCGATCACCGAGCTGACTTTCGAGGCGGAAATCAAGCTGCTCGCCCACCAGTGGCCGGGCAATGTCCGGGAACTGCGCAACGTGATCGAGCGCGCGATGCTCTTTGCCGAGGGGGGATCGCTGAGCGCAGCCGACATCCAGCTCAGCCCGCTCGCAGTCAGCGAACAGGATCCGCAGCCCGCCGGCACGTTTATCATCCCCGCCGACGGCCTGGACTGGGCCGAGCACGAAAAATCGATCCTTCGCCAGGCCCTCGAACGCGCCGGCGGCAACCAAAGCAGGGCCGCCAGGCTGTTGTCCCTCTCCCGCGATACTTTTATCTACCGTGCCGCCAAATTTGGACTGCTTTAA
- a CDS encoding SpoIIE family protein phosphatase: protein MKGAEMDQQEMQRTIDVLKHEIHNLNTQATFFSSLIDMSVILASTFDINELIRRVLEISQGVMLSEASSLMLLNKEKGVLKCRVALGEVGSLLEQSFTLKLGQGIAGWVAEHRESVVVPDVTKDDRFYDGTDKSTGFVTRSILACPLISRDNLLGVAEVVNRQDGKPFTEKDLKMFETFCRGVAVAVQNAQMHTQLLNNQRIQQQLEMASTIQQGFLPRSFSLDNEQFEISAINLPASMVGGDFYDCIELRPGMYGITIGDVSGKGVPAAIYMARLISDFRFEAHQAEDPQPTMTILNQMLSERSQQGMFVTMIYLILDVHHGELRYVNGGHIPPILYQRKGDRLTKLDGSEGIPLGIKRDAVFSEAEHSLRRGDTLLLFSDGMLDAKNSKGEKFKLENIEKYVRGNWQTPHDLVTQLVEAVTNHAGDESQFDDITIMAIRWR, encoded by the coding sequence ATGAAGGGGGCGGAAATGGACCAGCAGGAAATGCAGAGAACTATCGACGTGCTGAAGCACGAGATACACAACCTGAATACGCAGGCTACTTTCTTTTCCAGCCTGATCGATATGAGCGTTATCCTCGCCTCAACGTTCGATATCAACGAGCTTATCCGTCGCGTACTCGAAATCAGCCAGGGCGTGATGCTTTCCGAGGCGAGCTCGCTCATGCTGCTCAACAAGGAGAAGGGTGTCCTGAAGTGCAGGGTGGCCTTGGGCGAGGTCGGCAGCCTGCTGGAGCAATCCTTCACGCTCAAGCTGGGGCAGGGTATCGCCGGCTGGGTCGCCGAGCACCGCGAATCGGTCGTGGTGCCTGACGTTACAAAAGACGATCGCTTCTACGACGGCACCGACAAGTCCACGGGCTTTGTTACCCGCTCGATCCTGGCCTGCCCGCTGATTTCCCGCGACAATCTGCTGGGTGTCGCGGAGGTGGTCAACCGCCAGGACGGCAAGCCGTTCACCGAAAAAGACCTGAAAATGTTCGAGACTTTCTGCCGGGGCGTGGCGGTGGCGGTCCAGAACGCGCAGATGCACACCCAGCTGCTGAATAACCAGCGGATCCAGCAGCAACTCGAGATGGCCAGCACAATCCAGCAGGGGTTTCTGCCGCGCAGCTTTTCGCTGGATAACGAACAGTTCGAAATCTCGGCGATCAACCTGCCCGCCAGCATGGTCGGCGGCGATTTCTACGATTGTATCGAACTGCGTCCGGGCATGTACGGGATCACGATCGGCGATGTGAGCGGCAAGGGCGTGCCCGCCGCGATCTACATGGCCCGGCTGATCAGCGACTTCCGGTTCGAGGCCCACCAGGCCGAGGACCCCCAGCCGACAATGACGATCCTGAACCAGATGCTCTCCGAACGCAGCCAGCAGGGGATGTTCGTGACGATGATCTACCTGATCCTCGACGTTCATCACGGCGAACTGCGCTACGTCAACGGCGGCCATATCCCGCCCATCCTCTATCAGCGCAAGGGCGACCGCCTGACCAAACTCGACGGCAGCGAGGGTATTCCACTCGGCATCAAGCGCGACGCCGTGTTCAGCGAGGCGGAACATTCCCTTCGCCGCGGTGATACGCTGCTGCTGTTTTCCGACGGCATGCTGGATGCGAAAAATTCCAAAGGCGAAAAATTTAAGCTGGAAAATATCGAAAAGTATGTGCGTGGCAATTGGCAAACGCCCCACGACCTTGTCACTCAACTCGTGGAAGCGGTGACTAACCACGCCGGAGACGAAAGCCAGTTCGACGATATTACGATCATGGCAATCAGGTGGCGGTAG
- a CDS encoding STAS domain-containing protein: MQLNTKSKGKEVVISVSGDVDLYTSPDLRKAIAKLAKKKADPLVIDLDGVDYMDSSGVATLVEGLQLTARYDGSFRIASLKEGVREVFELARLDKVFDVYENTEKALAES, from the coding sequence TTGCAGCTAAACACTAAATCCAAGGGCAAGGAAGTTGTAATTTCCGTCAGCGGGGATGTCGATCTCTACACCAGCCCCGATCTGCGCAAGGCAATCGCCAAGCTGGCCAAAAAAAAAGCCGACCCGCTCGTTATCGATCTCGATGGAGTCGATTACATGGATTCCAGCGGCGTGGCAACCCTGGTGGAGGGCCTGCAGCTCACCGCCCGCTACGACGGCTCATTCCGGATCGCCTCGCTCAAGGAGGGAGTACGCGAGGTATTCGAGCTGGCCCGGCTGGACAAGGTGTTCGACGTGTACGAGAACACCGAAAAAGCCCTGGCGGAGTCCTGA
- a CDS encoding helix-hairpin-helix domain-containing protein has protein sequence MRYFTTNQIRASLLLCVLAAAGWGIRYYLAGRQMDNPLPFAPITADSAVVRAADSIRAALEAPVDVNTAGTEELQRLTGIGPELARRILEERRRRGAYANLDQLTRRVRGIGPATAAGLADRVTFNQTDGTIHGTGR, from the coding sequence GTGCGCTATTTCACCACCAACCAGATCAGAGCCTCCCTGCTGCTGTGCGTGCTGGCGGCGGCCGGCTGGGGGATAAGGTACTATCTCGCCGGCCGGCAGATGGACAATCCGCTTCCGTTTGCGCCCATCACGGCCGACTCGGCGGTTGTCCGGGCGGCAGACAGTATCCGCGCGGCGCTGGAGGCCCCGGTGGATGTCAACACTGCCGGGACCGAAGAACTTCAGCGCCTGACCGGGATCGGCCCCGAGCTGGCCCGCCGCATACTCGAGGAGAGACGGCGGAGGGGCGCTTACGCGAATCTCGACCAGCTGACCCGCCGGGTGCGCGGAATCGGTCCGGCGACAGCCGCCGGACTGGCGGACAGAGTTACTTTTAACCAGACAGACGGCACCATCCACGGAACCGGGCGATGA
- a CDS encoding ABC transporter ATP-binding protein has translation MSAAAAENVIEVKNLQVSFGSHQVLKDVSMQVHRGQTTVILGGSGCGKSTLLRHIIGLRKPEGGQILIKGQDITLLNEGEMSNLLRKVGVVFQSSALFNSLTIGDNVALPLREHTKLEESTIQIMTKIKLDMVGLTGFDNYMPSELSGGMKKRAAFARAISMDPEILFCDEPSAGLDPIVAAGLDELIIKLKKALKMTIVVVTHEMESMYKIADRVVMLYKGGVIFTGPPGDFRKNEHPRVRQFVERRPEQYDDDEIGRYARALTSES, from the coding sequence ATGAGCGCCGCCGCCGCGGAAAATGTGATCGAGGTAAAAAATCTCCAGGTGTCCTTCGGCAGCCACCAGGTGCTCAAGGATGTCAGCATGCAGGTCCACCGCGGCCAGACAACGGTTATCCTCGGCGGATCGGGATGCGGCAAAAGTACGCTGCTGCGCCATATTATCGGCCTGCGCAAACCGGAGGGCGGACAGATCCTGATCAAGGGTCAGGATATCACCCTGTTGAACGAGGGCGAGATGTCCAACCTGCTGCGCAAGGTGGGAGTGGTGTTCCAGAGTTCGGCCCTGTTCAATTCGCTCACCATCGGCGACAACGTTGCCCTGCCGCTGCGCGAACATACCAAGCTCGAGGAATCCACTATCCAGATCATGACCAAGATCAAGCTGGACATGGTCGGGCTGACGGGGTTCGACAACTACATGCCCAGCGAGCTTTCGGGCGGAATGAAAAAGCGCGCCGCGTTCGCCAGGGCGATCTCGATGGACCCGGAGATCCTGTTCTGCGACGAGCCCTCGGCCGGACTCGACCCCATTGTCGCCGCCGGGCTCGACGAGTTGATAATCAAGCTCAAAAAAGCGCTTAAAATGACTATCGTGGTCGTGACCCACGAGATGGAGTCGATGTACAAGATTGCCGACCGGGTGGTGATGCTCTACAAGGGCGGAGTGATCTTCACCGGCCCCCCGGGCGATTTCAGGAAAAACGAACACCCCCGTGTCCGCCAGTTTGTCGAGCGGCGGCCGGAGCAGTACGACGATGACGAGATCGGGCGTTACGCCCGCGCACTGACCAGCGAATCCTGA
- a CDS encoding MCE family protein, translating to MNRKARYRNAEIKAGIWIFISLIIFAGFLVSVTGSKFWSEMDIYSVRLDYIGGLEIGSQVRVGGMAVGKIVQVDFLETDNASIELTIAVRKGLNIKSNTVAYLSFVSITSEHHLELDPQPAPAPLLKPGDMIQSKDLTTIDGVMEQMSNVGDTLKVILHRVNLLLNPQNLARIDSIIAGVNDAIYNASSDLGALLDDARQSVIALDTLINSANMMLAGSDSLVRKVMLDTRETIRQATITLAGIDTTVSGVESIINNNASSLNGILSDMEHTSENLKIMTDQIKDNPFLLIRSFPRKERGLK from the coding sequence ATGAACCGGAAAGCACGTTACAGAAACGCCGAGATCAAGGCCGGTATCTGGATTTTCATCTCCCTGATAATCTTCGCCGGTTTTCTCGTATCTGTCACAGGATCGAAATTCTGGTCGGAAATGGATATCTACAGCGTACGGCTCGACTATATCGGCGGGCTGGAAATCGGCTCGCAGGTGCGGGTGGGCGGCATGGCCGTGGGCAAGATTGTCCAGGTGGACTTCCTGGAAACCGACAATGCCAGTATCGAGCTGACTATCGCGGTCCGGAAAGGACTCAATATCAAGAGCAACACGGTCGCTTACCTCAGTTTCGTCTCGATCACCAGCGAACATCACCTGGAACTCGACCCGCAGCCGGCTCCGGCGCCGCTGCTCAAACCCGGCGACATGATCCAGAGCAAGGACCTGACGACCATAGACGGGGTGATGGAGCAGATGAGCAACGTGGGCGATACGCTTAAAGTTATCCTGCACCGGGTCAACCTGCTGCTCAACCCGCAGAACCTGGCCCGGATCGACTCGATAATCGCCGGGGTCAACGACGCGATCTATAACGCGTCGAGCGACCTGGGCGCCCTGCTCGACGACGCCCGGCAGTCCGTGATCGCCCTGGACACCCTGATTAATAGCGCCAACATGATGCTGGCCGGCAGCGATTCGCTGGTGCGCAAGGTGATGCTCGACACCCGCGAAACTATCCGGCAGGCCACGATAACTCTGGCCGGAATAGATACCACCGTTTCCGGAGTCGAGTCGATAATCAACAACAACGCTTCCAGCCTGAACGGTATCCTCTCGGACATGGAGCATACCAGCGAAAATCTGAAAATCATGACCGACCAGATCAAGGACAATCCGTTCCTGCTGATCCGCTCGTTTCCGCGTAAGGAGAGAGGGCTCAAGTA